The Struthio camelus isolate bStrCam1 chromosome 12, bStrCam1.hap1, whole genome shotgun sequence genome includes a window with the following:
- the LYSMD2 gene encoding lysM and putative peptidoglycan-binding domain-containing protein 2, protein MAESLRDEPPGGPESEAELSQRLARTKARSYGSTASVAAPLAERYVEHRLSPGDTLQGIALKYGVTMEQIKRANKLFTNDCIFLRKTLNIPVISEKPLLFNGLNSLESPENETVDSSPSCDEGLATVQEDSSSSPSPQEPDNQPTAPEELSAKDFLQRLDLQIKLSKQAARKLKDDTVREEETEGPYATSSYHQ, encoded by the exons ATGGCCGAGTCGCTGCGGGACGAGCCGCCGGGCGGGCCGGAGTCGGAGGCCGAGCTGTCGCAGCGGCTGGCCCGCACCAAGGCCCGCTCGTACGGCAGCACGGCGAGCGTGGCGGCGCCGCTGGCCGAGCGCTACGTGGAGCACCGCCTCAGCCCCGGCGACACGCTGCAGGGCATCGCGCTCAAGTACGGCGTCACG ATGGAACAAATAAAGCGggcaaataaattattcactaaTGACTGTATATTTCTGAGGAAAACCCTGAATATTCCTGTTATATCAGAAAAACCATTACTGTTCAATGGACTTAATTCATTGGAGTCTCCTGAAAATGAAACTGTTGACAGCTCCCCTTCTTGTGATGAAGGACTAGCCACAGTTCAGGAAGACAGTAGTTCTTCTCCCAGTCCTCAAGAGCCTGACAATCAGCCCACTGCACCAGAAGAACTATCTGCCAAAGATTTTCTACAGAGACTGGACTTGCAGATTAAGTTatccaagcaagcagccagaaAACTAAAAGATGACACTGTCAG AGAGGAGGAGACTGAAGGTCCCTATGCAACTTCTTCTTATCACCAGTAG